The Primulina eburnea isolate SZY01 chromosome 6, ASM2296580v1, whole genome shotgun sequence genome contains a region encoding:
- the LOC140833969 gene encoding protein CONSERVED ONLY IN THE GREEN LINEAGE 160, chloroplastic — protein sequence MKGTDSHILIPFRLPPPKPRRMAAVHCCLSIISSATPTPPVSQDSSSASPPEPSFATRPPTKVLLPNGKPLKWSTGVAPGDYGGPPTTSTLRKYWGGDEDPLASDDYLWNKEFMGRMKKLIQDSDDDKSDPSLQSAKELPSGFLSLSRVMSLDNLELDLSKDLAATSDATVDQKIEDQVVTTVGRRWKAAPTRREQEKWDRATKAATGGSDVMLRESRRPRGDLEVLASMSKEQYYKLKNKLQFLTIGLGGVGVISTYVSYSPEICASYGVGLLGSLAYMRMLGSSVDSLAAGAKGLVKGAIGQQRLLVPVILVMLYNRWNEILVPDYGVVPLHLIPMLVGFFTYKIATFMLAIEEAINTATGKTQA from the exons atgaAAGGGACTGATAGCCATATATTGATTCCATTTCGATTGCCACCACCCAAACCACGCAGAATGGCAGCCGTTCACTGTTGCCTATCAATCATTTCCTCCGCCACGCCCACGCCGCCCGTGTCACAAGACTCTTCAAGCGCATCGCCGCCGGAACCATCATTTGCGACGAGGCCTCCTACTAAGGTTTTACTGCCCAACGGGAAGCCGTTGAAGTGGTCGACTGGGGTGGCCCCTGGGGATTATGGGGGCCCACCAACTACCTCCACTCTCAGGAAATACTGGGGTGGTGATGAAGACCCTCTTGCCTCTGATGATTACCTGTGGAACAAAGAATTCATGGGCCGCATGAAGAAGCTCATTCAAGATTCTGATGATGATAAGTCCGACCCTTCCTTACAATCTGCTAAG GAGTTGCCTTCTGGATTTCTTAGCTTGAGTAGAGTTATGAGCCTGGACAA TTTGGAATTGGACTTGAGCAAAGATTTAGCCGCAACATCAGATGCCACAGTTGATCAGAAAATTGAGGATCAA GTTGTTACAACTGTTGGTCGAAGATGGAAAGCAGCTCCTACACGTCGTGAGCAAGAGAAATGGGATAGGGCGACTAAGGCTGCAACTGGAGGCAGT GATGTGATGCTTCGAGAGTCCAGGCGTCCTAGAGGTGATCTAGAAGTTTTGGCTTCAATGTCAAAGGAACAATATTACAAG TTGAAGAACAAATTGCAATTCCTCACGATAGGACTTGGCGGTGTTGGTGTGATTTCGACCTATGTTTCTTACTCTCCTGAAATTTGTGCAAG TTATGGCGTTGGGTTGCTCGGTTCGTTGGCATACATGCGGATGCTCGGTAGTAGTGTGGATTCTTTGGCGGCTGGAGCAAAAGGCCTTGTAAA GGGAGCGATTGGACAGCAAAGGCTACTAGTTCCGGTCATCCTGGTGATGTTATACAATCGATGGAACGA GATCTTAGTACCGGACTATGGAGTCGTGCCCCTTCACTTGATTCCGATGCTCGTGGGATTTTTTACGTACAAGATCGCTACTTTTATGTTAGCTATTGAGGAGGCTATTAACACAGCCACTGGAAAAACACAAGCTTGA
- the LOC140835421 gene encoding secreted RxLR effector protein 161-like has translation MSRYMQIPKKPHLDAIRGILRYVKNTLGYGILYKKDESCKLFGYYDADYSGDHDTRRSTTWYVFMLGKGPISWCSKKQSTVSLSTTEAEYRAAAMAAQESSWLLQLLKNLHQPTDYAIPLYCDNQSAIRLAENPIFHARTKHVEVHYHFIREKVLQEKIVLNHINTENSSCRFVYQRLKWK, from the coding sequence ATGAGCCGATACATGCAAATTCCAAAGAAGCCTCACTTGGATGCAATTCGGGGAATTTTGAGATATGTGAAGAATACACTTGGCTATGGTATATTGTACAAGAAAGATGAAAGTTGCAAATTATTTGGTTACTATGATGCCGACTATAGCGGTGACCATGACACTCGACGTTCAACTACATGGTATGTTTTTATGCTTGGAAAAGGACCAATTTCCTGGTGTAGCAAAAAGCAATCCACTGTATCTTTATCGACAACAGAAGCAGAGTATCGAGCCGCAGCTATGGCAGCTCAAGAGAGCTCTTGGTTACTACAATTATTGAAGAATCTACATCAACCAACAGATTATGCAATCCCGCTGTATTGTGACAATCAGTCAGCAATACGTTTGGCAGAAAATCCAATCTTTCatgcaagaactaagcatgtgGAAGTGCATTATCATTTTATCAGAGAAAAGGTTCTGCAAGAGAAAATTGTTTTGAACCATATCAACACAGAAAATTCAAGTTGCAGATTTGTTTACCAAAGGCTTAAGTGGAAATAA
- the LOC140835422 gene encoding uncharacterized protein, with translation MSDLQVGGIKKLNNQNYNTWSTCMLSYMQGQDLWEVVNGSEVTQPEAEDIHGTLRKWKIKAGKSMFVLNITVEEDVLEHIKDVKTPKEAWDTFATLFSKKNDTRLQLLESEILSIAQRGMTIFQYFHKVKTLCREITELDPSDLIGETRMKRIIIHGLRPEYRGFVAAVQGWQSQPSLVEFENLLAGQEALAKQMGGGVSFKGEEEALYVGKNKRNSKQHIAGWSKKNDDKVKDHQGKGRTCSWGA, from the coding sequence ATGAGCGATCTTCAAGTTGGTGGAATCAAGAAACTCAACAATCAAAATTACAATACTTGGTCCACATGTATGTTGTCTTATATGCAAGGCCAAGACTTGTGGGAGGTTGTCAATGGAAGTGAAGTCACTCAACCGGAGGCAGAAGATATACATGGTACATTGAGAAAGTGGAAGATAAAAGCAGGCAAATCAatgtttgttttaaatattACAGTGGAAGAAGATGTGCTAGAGCATATAAAGGATGTCAAAACTCCCAAAGAAGCTTGGGATACATTTGCCACCTtgttctcaaagaaaaatgacaCAAGGCTTCAACTTCTGGAGAGTGAAATTTTGTCGATAGCTCAACGCGGCATGACGATCTTTCAATACTTCCACAAGGTGAAAACTTTATGCCGTGAAATTACCGAGTTGGATCCAAGTGATTTAATTGGAGAAACCAGGATGAAGAGAATAATTATCCATGGTTTGAGACCTGAATATAGGGGCTTTGTTGCTGCTGTACAAGGATGGCAAAGTCAGCCATCACTAGTTGAGTTCGAAAATTTGCTTGCTGGACAAGAAGCACTAGCTAAGCAAATGGGAGGAGGAGTTTCGTTTAAGGGTGAGGAGGAAGCACTCTACGTCGGTAAAAACAAAAGGAACTCCAAGCAACACATAGCTGGGTGGTCTAAAAAGAATGATGATAAAGTAAAAGATCATCAAGGCAAGGGAAGAACATGTTCATGGGGAGCTTAA
- the LOC140833970 gene encoding ras-related protein YPT3, which produces MAGYRASEDYDYLFKLVLIGDSGVGKSNLLSRFTKNEFNLESKSTIGVEFATRSLHIDGKVIKAQIWDTAGQERYRAITSAYYRGAVGALLVYDVTRRSTFENVLRWLKELRDHTDPNIVVMLIGNKSDLRHLVAVSTDDGKDLAERESLYFMETSALEATNVEKAFSEVLAQIHQIVSRKAVEAGDETATSVPTKGETINIKEEASVWKRYGCCSN; this is translated from the exons ATGGCGGGCTACAGGGCTAGTGAAGATTATGATTATTTGTTCAAGCTTGTTCTTATTGGTGATTCAGGTGTTGGAAAATCCAATCTTTTATCAAGGTTCACCAAGAATGAGTTCAATCTGGAGTCCAAATCCACTATTGGCGTTGAGTTTGCAACCAGAAGCCTTCATATCGATGGTAAAGTTATCAAAGCTCAGATTTGGGACACTGCTGGTCAAGAAAG GTATCGTGCCATTACTAGCGCTTACTATCGAGGAGCTGTTGGTGCTTTGCTAGTGTATGATGTCACTCGACGTTCCACTTTCGAGAATGTTCTGAGATGGCTCAAAGAATTGAGGGATCACACTGACCCAAATATTGTAGTCATGCTTATCGGAAACAAATCTGATCTTCGACATCTCGTGGCCGTTTCGACTGACGATGGAAAAGATTTAGCGGAGAGGGAGTCTCTCTACTTCATGGAGACTTCTGCTTTGGAAGCAACAAATGTAGAGAAGGCATTCTCTGAAGTTCTTGCTCAGATTCATCAGATTGTAAGCCGGAAAGCTGTTGAGGCTGGTGATGAAACTGCTACTTCTGTTCCAACAAAGGGGGAAACAATCAATATCAAAGAAGAAGCTTCAGTTTGGAAGAGATACGGATGCTGCTCAAACTAG